A region of Myxococcus stipitatus DSM 14675 DNA encodes the following proteins:
- a CDS encoding tetratricopeptide repeat protein — translation MGRVIKHEAMEGVRMESGVVRRMRSFARGESTWAEVEGMTFEEAKAIAQVGCDLAAAGRLEEARILFEGLVAGNPRDAGAHAALGTVYQRLGRLEEAIAEYSAALARDAAHPVALANRGELYLRKGERQGFTDLSNAVEVDPHGETAAGRRARALVKAITLVAVEKLKEDSDQL, via the coding sequence ATGGGACGCGTCATCAAGCATGAGGCGATGGAGGGGGTGCGGATGGAGAGCGGAGTGGTGCGGCGGATGCGGTCGTTCGCGCGGGGCGAGTCGACCTGGGCGGAGGTGGAGGGGATGACGTTCGAGGAGGCGAAGGCCATCGCGCAGGTGGGGTGTGACCTGGCTGCGGCGGGGCGGCTGGAGGAGGCGCGCATCCTCTTCGAGGGATTGGTGGCGGGGAACCCGAGGGATGCGGGGGCACACGCGGCGCTGGGCACCGTGTACCAGCGGCTGGGGCGGTTGGAGGAGGCCATCGCGGAGTACAGCGCGGCGTTGGCGCGGGATGCGGCGCATCCGGTGGCGTTGGCGAATCGAGGGGAGCTGTACCTGCGTAAGGGAGAGCGGCAGGGCTTCACGGACCTCTCCAACGCGGTGGAGGTGGACCCGCATGGAGAGACCGCGGCGGGACGGCGGGCGAGGGCGCTGGTGAAGGCCATCACGTTGGTGGCGGTGGAGAAGCTGAAGGAGGACTCGGACCAGTTGTAG
- the ruvX gene encoding Holliday junction resolvase RuvX — protein sequence MRTLGLDFGTKTIGVAVSDGLGLTAQGVTTIRRTSLKADLAALAALVQEYEADRFVIGLPLNMDGSEGPRAEASRKFADTVTQSLGIQVELVDERLSTVAATRTLLEADVSRARRKEVIDQVAAQFILQGWLDARRPSDTAAYHADDDYDDPEP from the coding sequence ATGCGTACCCTGGGTTTGGACTTCGGAACCAAGACCATCGGGGTGGCCGTCTCGGATGGCCTGGGGCTCACCGCCCAGGGTGTCACCACCATCCGGCGCACCTCGCTGAAAGCGGACCTCGCCGCGCTCGCCGCGCTCGTACAAGAGTACGAGGCGGACCGCTTCGTCATCGGGCTGCCCCTCAACATGGATGGCTCGGAGGGCCCGCGCGCGGAGGCCTCGCGCAAGTTCGCGGACACCGTGACCCAGTCCCTGGGCATCCAGGTGGAGCTCGTGGACGAGCGCCTGTCCACCGTCGCCGCCACCCGCACCCTCCTGGAGGCGGACGTCAGCCGCGCCCGCCGCAAGGAGGTCATCGACCAGGTGGCCGCGCAGTTCATCCTCCAGGGCTGGCTGGACGCCCGCCGCCCCTCGGACACCGCCGCGTACCACGCGGACGACGACTACGACGACCCGGAGCCCTGA
- a CDS encoding ArnT family glycosyltransferase yields the protein MATAPTSVSHPSSPTPSLAAVPSPTPEPSTRWLVGMLLVVALLPRLLVFVANENLYGDAVVRTELAERWLRAPHVITAYGDGAYQFGPLHMYLVGAALSVLDREVAGRAVSLLFGVLSVVPLFALTRRLFGWRAGVVAGLSFAAWGMHLQFSTTAGSEAVSLFFMLAAFALYAEGVDENRFLPLFQAALMLNLACALRYDAWMYIPLLSVALLFSSKDKVASVTRAVGFGLACLPFPLLWMQGNELMHGDPFFPLKAVEDFHRGWVQSSAGSGLAIGWRVQQLFFWPGVALLTLSPGVALLGMWGMVKAWKQRPDTRWLVVAAVLPTLYFTFRAAVLANFVPLGRFTVTQLSVLPVFVAVGFGALMAARGEGARKVLAGVTAVLAVVLPLAVGLYTFRADGRFQDTLRPVSPTSTNPRPVMQVADFVKAEVAAKGGSLALDDDPSYMDLQVAFFSGLPEERIARVRWDTFRKLMAEARPEVLVRFDQGALVKDPGVKLEGRTLTLDGVAYEELEGFSAPLHVYRRRP from the coding sequence ATGGCGACCGCCCCTACTTCCGTCTCTCATCCATCGTCCCCCACGCCGAGCCTGGCGGCGGTTCCTTCACCCACGCCCGAGCCGAGCACGCGCTGGCTGGTGGGGATGCTGTTGGTGGTGGCCCTGTTGCCGCGCCTGCTGGTGTTCGTGGCCAACGAGAACCTCTACGGCGACGCGGTGGTGCGCACGGAGCTGGCGGAGCGGTGGCTGCGCGCGCCGCACGTCATCACCGCGTACGGCGACGGCGCCTACCAGTTCGGCCCCCTGCACATGTACCTGGTGGGCGCGGCCTTGTCCGTGCTGGACAGGGAGGTGGCGGGCCGCGCGGTGAGCCTGTTGTTCGGCGTGCTGTCGGTGGTGCCGTTGTTCGCGCTGACGCGGCGGTTGTTCGGCTGGCGCGCGGGCGTGGTGGCCGGCCTGTCCTTCGCCGCGTGGGGCATGCACCTGCAGTTCTCCACCACGGCCGGCAGCGAGGCGGTGTCCCTGTTCTTCATGCTGGCGGCGTTCGCGCTGTACGCGGAAGGGGTGGACGAGAACCGCTTCCTGCCCCTGTTCCAGGCGGCGCTGATGCTCAACCTGGCCTGTGCCCTGCGCTACGACGCGTGGATGTACATCCCGTTGCTGAGCGTGGCGTTGCTGTTCAGCAGCAAGGACAAGGTGGCGTCCGTGACGCGCGCGGTGGGCTTTGGCCTGGCGTGCCTGCCGTTCCCCCTGCTGTGGATGCAGGGCAACGAGCTGATGCACGGCGACCCGTTCTTCCCGCTGAAGGCGGTGGAGGACTTCCACCGGGGCTGGGTTCAGTCGTCGGCGGGGTCGGGTCTTGCCATCGGATGGCGGGTGCAACAGCTGTTCTTCTGGCCCGGGGTGGCGCTGTTGACGCTGTCGCCGGGGGTGGCGCTGTTGGGGATGTGGGGGATGGTGAAGGCGTGGAAGCAGCGGCCGGACACGCGCTGGCTGGTGGTGGCGGCGGTGCTGCCCACGCTGTACTTCACGTTCCGGGCGGCGGTGCTGGCGAACTTCGTTCCGCTGGGGCGCTTCACGGTGACGCAGCTGTCGGTGTTGCCGGTGTTCGTGGCGGTGGGCTTCGGCGCGCTGATGGCCGCGCGGGGCGAGGGAGCTCGCAAGGTGCTGGCGGGCGTGACGGCGGTGCTCGCGGTGGTGCTGCCCCTGGCGGTGGGCCTCTACACGTTCCGCGCGGACGGGCGGTTCCAGGACACGCTCAGGCCCGTGAGCCCCACGTCGACGAATCCGCGGCCCGTGATGCAGGTGGCGGACTTCGTGAAGGCCGAGGTGGCCGCGAAGGGCGGCTCCCTGGCCCTGGATGACGACCCCAGCTACATGGACCTCCAGGTGGCGTTCTTCTCGGGCCTGCCGGAGGAGCGCATCGCGCGCGTGCGGTGGGACACGTTCCGGAAGCTGATGGCGGAGGCTCGGCCGGAGGTGTTGGTGCGCTTCGACCAGGGCGCCTTGGTGAAGGACCCTGGGGTGAAGCTGGAGGGGCGCACGCTGACGCTGGACGGCGTGGCCTACGAGGAGCTGGAGGGCTTCTCGGCGCCGCTGCACGTGTATCGCCGCCGGCCGTAG
- a CDS encoding PrkA family serine protein kinase produces the protein MRDAEKGSWVSKIAALQDAKTYAELTWEGSFEDYLEIVRKNPKVTRTAFQRIYDMILSHGKTEYIDNKKKLIRYHFFSDEKFGGKDAIFGLDVPLMKLVNVFKSAAQGYGTEKRVILLHGPVGSSKSTIARLLKKGTEDYSKTPEGAAYTFSWTTDKKLPDGTTVKEKMKCPMNEEPLNLVPREWRSKVYTELAPSESGVTIPDGSELCPACRFVFKDLMTQYHGDFARVMDHVRVNRLVFSEKDRVGIGTFQPKDEKNQDSTELTGDINYRKIAEYGSDSDPRAFNFDGEFNIANRGIIEFVEVLKLDVAFLYDLLGASQEHKIKPKKFPQTDIDEVILGHTNEPEYKKLENNEFMEALRDRTVKIDVPYITKLAEEVKIYEKDFNSRAIKGKHIAPHTLEMAAMWAVLTRLEEPKKHNLSLLQKLKLYNGKTLPNFTEDNIKELRKESIREGLEGISPRYIQDKISNALVSDKGEGCINPFMVLNELEAGLKTHSLISTEDARKRMKELLTSVKQEYEDIVKNEVQRAISADEDAIGKLCGNYIDNIKAYTQKEKVKNKYTGLYEEPDERLMRAIEEKIDIPDSRKDDFRREIMNYIGALAVEGKTFNYRTNERLHKALELKLFEDQKDSIKLKNLVSSVVDKETQEKIDLVKDRMMKNYGYCEICSTDVLNFVASIFARGDAKE, from the coding sequence ATGAGGGACGCTGAGAAGGGTTCGTGGGTCTCCAAAATCGCCGCGCTCCAGGACGCGAAGACCTACGCGGAGCTCACCTGGGAGGGTTCCTTCGAGGACTATCTCGAAATCGTCCGGAAGAACCCCAAGGTGACGCGCACCGCCTTCCAGAGGATCTACGACATGATCCTCAGCCACGGGAAGACGGAGTACATCGACAACAAGAAGAAGCTCATCCGCTATCACTTCTTCAGCGACGAGAAGTTCGGCGGCAAGGACGCCATCTTCGGCCTGGACGTCCCGCTGATGAAGCTGGTGAACGTCTTCAAGTCCGCGGCGCAGGGCTACGGCACGGAGAAGCGCGTCATCCTCCTGCACGGCCCCGTCGGCTCCTCCAAGTCCACCATCGCCCGCCTGCTCAAGAAGGGCACGGAGGACTACTCCAAGACACCCGAGGGCGCCGCGTACACCTTCTCCTGGACCACCGACAAGAAGCTGCCCGACGGCACCACGGTGAAGGAGAAGATGAAGTGCCCCATGAACGAGGAGCCGCTCAACCTCGTTCCTCGCGAGTGGCGCTCCAAGGTCTACACGGAGCTGGCCCCGTCCGAGTCCGGCGTCACGATTCCAGACGGCTCCGAGCTGTGCCCCGCGTGCCGCTTCGTCTTCAAGGACCTGATGACGCAGTACCACGGGGACTTCGCGCGGGTGATGGACCACGTGCGCGTCAACCGCCTGGTCTTCAGCGAGAAGGACCGCGTGGGCATCGGCACCTTCCAGCCCAAGGACGAGAAGAACCAGGACTCGACCGAGCTCACCGGCGACATCAACTACCGGAAGATCGCCGAGTACGGCTCCGACTCCGACCCGCGCGCCTTCAACTTCGACGGCGAGTTCAACATCGCCAACCGCGGCATCATCGAGTTCGTCGAGGTCCTGAAGCTGGACGTCGCCTTCCTCTATGACCTGCTCGGCGCGTCGCAGGAACACAAGATCAAACCCAAGAAGTTCCCGCAGACGGACATCGACGAGGTCATCCTCGGCCACACCAACGAGCCCGAGTACAAGAAGCTCGAGAACAACGAGTTCATGGAGGCCCTGAGGGACCGCACCGTCAAGATTGACGTGCCGTACATCACCAAGCTGGCCGAAGAGGTGAAGATCTACGAGAAGGACTTCAACTCCCGCGCCATCAAGGGCAAGCACATCGCGCCCCACACGCTGGAGATGGCCGCCATGTGGGCCGTACTCACGCGCCTGGAAGAGCCCAAGAAGCACAACTTGTCGCTGCTCCAGAAGCTCAAGCTCTACAACGGCAAGACGCTCCCCAACTTCACCGAAGACAACATCAAGGAGCTGCGCAAGGAGAGCATCCGCGAGGGCCTGGAGGGCATCTCCCCCCGCTACATCCAGGACAAGATTTCAAACGCCCTGGTGAGCGACAAGGGCGAGGGCTGCATCAACCCCTTCATGGTCCTCAACGAGCTGGAGGCGGGCCTCAAGACGCACTCGCTCATCAGCACCGAGGACGCCCGCAAGCGGATGAAGGAGCTGCTCACGTCGGTGAAGCAGGAGTACGAGGACATCGTCAAGAACGAGGTCCAGCGCGCCATCTCCGCCGACGAGGACGCCATCGGCAAGCTGTGCGGCAACTACATCGACAACATCAAGGCCTACACCCAGAAGGAGAAGGTCAAGAACAAGTACACCGGCCTCTACGAGGAGCCGGATGAGCGCTTGATGCGAGCCATCGAGGAGAAGATAGACATCCCCGACAGCCGCAAGGACGACTTCCGCCGCGAAATCATGAACTACATCGGCGCGCTGGCGGTGGAAGGAAAGACCTTCAACTACCGGACGAACGAGCGACTCCACAAGGCGCTGGAGCTCAAGCTGTTCGAGGACCAGAAGGACAGCATCAAGCTGAAGAACCTCGTGTCATCCGTCGTGGACAAGGAGACCCAGGAGAAGATTGACCTGGTCAAAGACAGGATGATGAAGAACTACGGCTATTGCGAGATCTGCTCCACGGACGTGCTGAACTTCGTGGCCAGCATCTTCGCCCGAGGCGACGCGAAGGAGTAA
- a CDS encoding DUF444 family protein, with translation MTLKIHQDHSRFKQIVRGKIKANLRKYVQKGEMIGKKGKDAISIPIPFIDIPRFKYGHKEQGGVGQGDGEVGQQLGPGAVEPGDGHQAGQGEGDHALEVDVTLEELAQILGEELQLPHIERRHNEKIITQKIRYTGINTTGPESLRHFKRTFKQALRRQIAAGTYDPARPVIIPTREDRRYRSYKLQDLPETNAVIIYMMDVSGSMGDEQKEIVRIESFWLDTWLRHQYKGLEARYIIHDAVAREVDRDTFFHTRESGGTMISSAYKLCRDIIQADYPKSAWNIYPFHFSDGDNWSADDTRQCIEMLRNDVLPNVNQFAYGQVESPYGSGQFIKDLREAVGDTPNVALSEIADKDAIYASIKDFLGKGR, from the coding sequence GTGACCTTGAAGATCCACCAGGACCATTCCCGCTTCAAACAGATTGTCCGCGGGAAGATCAAAGCCAATCTGCGCAAGTACGTGCAGAAGGGGGAGATGATCGGCAAGAAGGGCAAGGATGCCATCAGCATCCCCATTCCCTTCATCGACATCCCCCGCTTCAAGTACGGCCACAAGGAGCAGGGAGGCGTTGGACAAGGGGATGGAGAGGTGGGCCAGCAGCTCGGCCCCGGGGCGGTGGAGCCCGGGGATGGGCACCAGGCCGGCCAGGGCGAGGGCGACCATGCCCTGGAGGTGGACGTCACGCTGGAGGAGCTGGCGCAAATCCTGGGCGAAGAGCTCCAGCTCCCCCACATCGAGCGGCGCCACAACGAGAAGATCATCACCCAGAAGATTCGCTACACCGGCATCAACACCACCGGTCCCGAGTCGCTGCGCCACTTCAAGCGCACCTTCAAACAGGCCCTGCGGCGTCAAATCGCCGCGGGCACGTATGACCCCGCGCGTCCCGTCATCATCCCCACGCGCGAGGACCGCCGCTATCGCAGCTACAAGCTCCAGGACCTGCCGGAGACCAACGCGGTCATCATCTACATGATGGACGTGTCCGGCTCGATGGGTGACGAGCAGAAGGAGATCGTCCGCATCGAGAGCTTCTGGCTCGATACGTGGCTGCGCCACCAATACAAGGGCCTGGAGGCGCGCTACATCATCCACGACGCGGTGGCGCGCGAAGTGGACCGCGACACCTTCTTCCACACCCGCGAGTCCGGCGGGACGATGATCTCCAGCGCCTACAAGCTCTGCCGCGACATCATCCAGGCGGACTACCCCAAGAGCGCCTGGAACATCTACCCGTTCCACTTCAGCGACGGCGACAACTGGAGCGCGGACGACACGCGCCAGTGCATCGAGATGCTGCGCAATGACGTGCTGCCCAACGTCAACCAGTTCGCCTACGGCCAGGTGGAGTCACCCTACGGCAGCGGCCAGTTCATCAAGGACCTGCGCGAGGCGGTGGGGGACACGCCCAACGTCGCGCTCAGCGAAATCGCGGACAAGGACGCCATCTACGCCTCCATCAAGGACTTCCTCGGCAAGGGACGCTGA
- a CDS encoding SpoVR family protein — protein MPKSLTPRLAALRDEIHGYAKEFGLDFFDTVFEMVSYDEMNMVAAYGGFPTRYPHWRWGMEYEQLAKGYEYGLSKIYELVINNDPCYAYLMESNPEVDQKLVMAHVYGHCDFFKNNFSFRHTNRRMIDEMANHATRVRRWVDKIGVEKVEDFIDRTLSLENLIDQHSPHIRRNPDPRRAEDELKANERVEGFKVGREYMRGYINPSEFLDSQRKKVEEEKQRAKKFPERPQRDVLLFLLEEAPLEPWESDILAILREEAHYFAPQGQTKIMNEGWASYWHSTIMTRRALRDDEIIDYADHHSGTMGTRPGAINPYKLGIELWRDIEERWNKGRFGKEWDECDDLRARRSWDKKLGAGREKIFEVRKHYNDITFIDTFLTPEFAMEQKLFVYGFNDKRNSWEILDREFRKVKSKLLQGLTNFGQPIIEVVDGNHENRGELLLAHKHDGQDLKGDYARETLRNLQSLWRRPVNIITRYDNKSVMLRFDGTNHTEKKVEL, from the coding sequence ATGCCCAAGAGCCTCACACCCCGTCTCGCCGCCTTGAGGGATGAAATCCACGGCTATGCGAAGGAGTTCGGCCTGGACTTCTTCGACACCGTCTTCGAGATGGTGTCCTACGACGAGATGAACATGGTGGCCGCCTACGGCGGCTTCCCCACCCGCTATCCCCACTGGCGCTGGGGCATGGAATACGAGCAGCTCGCCAAGGGGTACGAGTACGGGCTGAGCAAGATCTACGAGCTCGTCATCAACAATGACCCCTGCTACGCCTACTTGATGGAGAGCAATCCGGAGGTGGACCAGAAGCTGGTCATGGCCCACGTGTACGGACACTGCGACTTCTTCAAGAACAACTTCTCCTTCCGACACACCAACCGGCGGATGATTGATGAGATGGCCAACCACGCCACCCGCGTGCGCCGGTGGGTGGACAAGATTGGCGTGGAGAAGGTCGAGGACTTCATCGACCGCACGCTGAGCCTCGAGAACCTCATCGACCAGCACTCGCCGCACATCCGCCGCAACCCGGACCCTCGGCGCGCGGAGGATGAGCTCAAGGCGAATGAGCGCGTGGAGGGCTTCAAGGTCGGCCGCGAGTACATGCGCGGCTACATCAACCCGTCGGAGTTCCTCGACTCCCAACGCAAGAAGGTGGAGGAGGAGAAGCAGCGCGCCAAGAAGTTCCCCGAGCGCCCCCAGCGCGACGTGCTGCTCTTCCTCCTGGAAGAGGCGCCGCTGGAGCCGTGGGAGTCGGACATCCTCGCGATCCTTCGTGAAGAGGCGCACTACTTCGCGCCCCAGGGCCAGACGAAGATCATGAACGAGGGCTGGGCCAGCTACTGGCACTCCACCATCATGACCCGCCGAGCCCTGCGCGATGATGAAATCATCGACTACGCGGACCACCACTCGGGCACCATGGGCACGCGCCCCGGCGCCATCAATCCCTACAAGCTGGGCATCGAGCTGTGGCGCGACATCGAGGAGCGGTGGAACAAGGGCCGCTTCGGCAAGGAATGGGACGAGTGTGACGACTTGCGCGCCCGCCGCTCCTGGGACAAGAAGCTGGGCGCGGGCCGGGAGAAGATCTTCGAGGTCCGCAAGCACTACAACGACATCACCTTCATCGACACGTTCCTGACGCCCGAGTTCGCGATGGAGCAGAAGCTCTTCGTGTATGGCTTCAATGACAAGCGCAACTCATGGGAGATTCTCGACCGCGAGTTCCGCAAGGTGAAGAGCAAGCTGTTGCAAGGGCTCACCAACTTCGGCCAGCCCATCATCGAGGTCGTGGACGGCAACCACGAGAACCGGGGCGAGCTGCTGCTCGCGCACAAGCACGACGGCCAGGACCTCAAGGGCGACTACGCCCGAGAGACGCTGCGCAACCTCCAGTCCCTCTGGCGCCGGCCCGTCAACATCATCACCCGCTATGACAACAAGAGCGTGATGCTGCGCTTCGACGGGACGAACCACACGGAGAAGAAGGTGGAGCTGTAG
- a CDS encoding serine/threonine-protein kinase yields the protein MSLLEGRLETGTRVDIHRHAAECPACRALLVAAVRSEGVPSDAPLESSWLGGRMQVLGGSWKPPTEVDEFRLVRLLGRGGMGAVYLAHDTSLDRHVALKLSIALQPDTHTLESFAVEARAIARIKHPNVVTVFRAGEVQGRPYLVYEYVDGKSLAELRLPLPWRYVLDIAVGLARGLCAAHQRGVLHRDLKPGNAILDTDGTVKLLDFGLAAFVEAELRMPRAAPGVAGTPRYLAPELWSGAEATPQSDLYALGLLLYELCTGGLPRTPGPLSRMPGALEPLGRCGALVERVPGMDPEFAQAIERCLAEDPQQRFTRAEVLCGVLERLRAPGADPAFAAPRPEHGARPWGAQNML from the coding sequence GTGTCACTTCTGGAAGGGAGGTTGGAGACGGGGACGCGAGTCGACATCCATCGTCACGCCGCCGAGTGCCCCGCGTGCCGCGCGCTCCTGGTCGCCGCCGTGAGGAGCGAGGGTGTCCCGTCCGACGCGCCCCTGGAGTCCTCGTGGCTGGGCGGGCGGATGCAAGTCCTGGGAGGGAGCTGGAAGCCTCCCACGGAGGTGGATGAGTTCCGGCTGGTGCGGCTGTTGGGGCGGGGCGGCATGGGGGCCGTCTACCTGGCGCATGACACATCGTTGGACAGGCACGTGGCGCTCAAGCTGAGCATCGCGCTCCAGCCGGACACCCATACGCTGGAGAGCTTCGCCGTGGAGGCGCGCGCCATCGCACGCATCAAGCACCCCAACGTCGTCACGGTGTTCCGCGCGGGAGAGGTGCAAGGGCGGCCGTATCTGGTCTACGAGTATGTGGATGGCAAGAGCCTGGCGGAGCTGCGCCTGCCGTTGCCGTGGCGGTACGTGTTGGACATCGCGGTGGGGCTGGCCCGAGGGCTGTGCGCGGCGCACCAGCGCGGCGTGCTGCACCGGGACCTGAAGCCGGGCAACGCCATCCTGGACACGGACGGCACCGTCAAGCTGCTCGACTTCGGCCTCGCCGCGTTCGTCGAGGCGGAGCTGCGGATGCCTCGGGCGGCGCCGGGGGTGGCGGGGACGCCGCGCTATCTGGCGCCCGAGCTCTGGTCCGGCGCGGAGGCGACACCCCAGAGCGACCTCTACGCGCTGGGGCTGCTCTTGTACGAGCTGTGCACGGGCGGGCTTCCCCGCACACCGGGCCCGCTGTCGCGGATGCCGGGGGCCCTGGAGCCGCTGGGCCGGTGCGGGGCGCTGGTGGAGCGGGTGCCAGGCATGGACCCGGAGTTCGCCCAGGCCATCGAGCGCTGCCTCGCGGAGGACCCGCAGCAGCGCTTCACCCGCGCGGAGGTGCTGTGTGGTGTGTTGGAGCGGCTGCGCGCGCCCGGGGCGGACCCAGCCTTCGCCGCCCCCAGGCCCGAGCACGGGGCCCGGCCCTGGGGCGCGCAGAACATGCTCTGA
- a CDS encoding sigma-70 family RNA polymerase sigma factor, with the protein MAFAPLFLAHAGCRGLGDNAPEVLEPLLVRFWRAGCERWPDIALAPDTFIRHLALHFPRRTAPAEWESLLTQFVPGDLYLACACAQSLPAALAAFERHHMSGVGAALAHMRLPSSVVDEIRQRVRERLLVRTDTAPRIAEYSGRGTLSNWVRVVSLRTALSLLRKPHEEGSLSDALLELVPSPDADPEVETIQRRYQHEFRRALEDAFAILPSEHRYLLRLHFVDRLSTTKLAPLFNVNQSTVSRWLQSAQQAVHDETRRLLMERLDLSSQEVTSLLRTVESHIHLSLSRILNETLHSK; encoded by the coding sequence TTGGCGTTCGCACCGTTATTTCTCGCGCATGCGGGCTGTCGTGGCCTGGGAGACAACGCCCCGGAAGTCCTCGAGCCTCTCCTGGTCCGCTTCTGGCGAGCGGGCTGTGAGCGATGGCCAGACATTGCCCTGGCACCTGATACCTTCATCCGTCACCTCGCCTTGCATTTCCCTCGGCGCACCGCGCCAGCGGAATGGGAGTCATTGCTTACCCAGTTTGTTCCTGGTGACTTGTATCTGGCGTGTGCCTGCGCGCAGAGCCTTCCCGCCGCGCTGGCCGCCTTCGAGCGACATCACATGTCAGGGGTGGGCGCGGCGCTCGCGCACATGCGGCTGCCCTCCTCCGTGGTGGATGAGATTCGCCAGCGCGTGAGGGAGCGGCTGCTGGTCCGCACCGACACCGCGCCTCGCATCGCGGAGTACTCGGGGCGGGGGACCCTCTCCAACTGGGTGCGCGTCGTCTCGCTGCGCACGGCGCTGAGCCTCTTGCGAAAGCCTCACGAGGAAGGCTCGCTCAGCGATGCCCTCCTGGAGCTGGTGCCCTCGCCCGACGCGGACCCGGAGGTGGAGACCATCCAGCGGCGCTACCAGCATGAGTTCCGCCGCGCCCTGGAAGATGCCTTCGCCATCCTCCCCAGCGAGCACCGCTACCTGCTGCGTCTGCACTTCGTGGACAGGCTCTCCACCACCAAGCTGGCGCCGCTCTTCAATGTCAACCAGTCCACGGTCTCCCGGTGGCTCCAGAGCGCCCAGCAGGCCGTCCACGACGAGACCCGACGGCTCCTCATGGAGCGGCTGGACCTCTCCTCACAGGAAGTCACCAGCCTGTTGCGCACTGTCGAAAGCCACATCCATCTCAGCCTCAGCCGCATTCTCAATGAAACTCTTCACTCAAAGTGA
- a CDS encoding S8 family serine peptidase: MRPHLSLAHRARAVAFRTLSLLGALALGGSACGERPSSGEPAAAAVDTVKLARLTRAPESLRVPGEYVVVFAQGLSGGALTAAADTITRAGGTNTLLHRYSLIPGFTARLDDAQLDRLRRDPGVAYIEENQHVFLKSAVPSPSDGIDRVDQRQGRDGQYNDYENTGAGVHVYVLDTGLNTEHSEFTGRVGSSESFVFDGFGVEDCHGHGTHVASTAVGTQYGMAKQATLHPVRILNCIGRATWGTIIAGLEFVRMDCPRQDGPCVANLSLSGEFFQPVNQAAAALVDAGIPVVVAAGNSNIDACLESPGSEPKVINVGAVDDNDKRALFSNWGTCVDLFAPGVSILGAWAGDAVATNIDDGTSMAAPHVTGAVAQYLESHRTATPAQVTVNLKGAATLGCVDDLMGSPNSLLFSDLSQGNYLCVADPNSCKGLCGGAATGCFCDPTCLEFNDCCPDFQQVCQ, from the coding sequence ATGCGGCCTCACCTCAGCCTCGCCCACCGCGCTCGCGCCGTGGCGTTCCGAACCCTGTCCCTGCTGGGCGCGCTCGCGCTCGGCGGAAGTGCCTGTGGAGAGCGGCCCTCCTCGGGCGAGCCGGCCGCCGCGGCGGTCGACACCGTGAAGCTCGCGCGGCTGACCCGCGCGCCGGAGTCGCTGCGGGTGCCCGGCGAGTACGTGGTGGTCTTCGCCCAGGGCCTCTCGGGGGGCGCCCTGACCGCGGCCGCGGACACCATCACCCGCGCGGGAGGAACCAACACGCTCCTGCACCGCTACTCCCTCATCCCGGGCTTCACCGCGCGCCTGGATGACGCGCAGCTCGACCGGCTTCGCCGGGACCCCGGTGTCGCGTACATCGAGGAGAACCAGCACGTCTTCCTCAAGAGCGCCGTGCCCAGCCCGTCGGATGGCATCGACCGCGTGGACCAGCGCCAGGGACGCGACGGCCAATACAACGACTACGAGAACACGGGCGCGGGTGTCCACGTGTACGTGCTCGACACGGGGCTCAACACGGAGCACTCGGAGTTCACCGGCCGGGTCGGCTCCTCCGAGTCGTTCGTCTTCGACGGCTTCGGCGTGGAGGACTGCCACGGCCATGGCACCCACGTGGCCAGCACCGCGGTGGGGACGCAGTACGGCATGGCGAAGCAGGCCACCCTCCACCCCGTCCGCATCCTCAACTGCATCGGCCGCGCGACGTGGGGCACCATCATCGCGGGCCTGGAGTTCGTGCGGATGGACTGTCCTCGGCAGGATGGCCCCTGCGTCGCCAACCTGAGCCTGTCCGGGGAGTTCTTCCAGCCCGTCAACCAGGCCGCCGCGGCCCTGGTGGACGCAGGCATCCCCGTCGTCGTCGCCGCGGGCAACAGCAACATCGACGCCTGCCTCGAGTCCCCCGGGAGCGAGCCCAAGGTCATCAACGTGGGCGCGGTCGACGACAACGACAAGCGGGCGCTGTTCTCCAACTGGGGGACCTGCGTGGACCTCTTCGCCCCCGGCGTGAGCATCCTGGGCGCCTGGGCGGGCGACGCGGTGGCGACGAACATCGACGACGGCACGTCCATGGCCGCCCCGCATGTCACGGGCGCCGTGGCCCAGTACCTGGAAAGCCACCGCACCGCCACGCCCGCCCAAGTCACGGTGAACCTCAAGGGCGCGGCCACGCTGGGCTGCGTGGACGACCTGATGGGCTCACCCAACTCGCTGCTCTTCAGCGACCTGAGCCAGGGCAACTACCTGTGTGTCGCGGACCCCAACAGCTGCAAGGGATTGTGTGGCGGGGCCGCGACGGGCTGTTTCTGCGACCCGACGTGTCTGGAGTTCAACG